Below is a window of Pyrobaculum aerophilum str. IM2 DNA.
CCTCCCAAACGCCAATAAAACCAAAATCAGCGCGATGAACAGCCCTGGTGCAGTCGAAGGGACAGCCGGAGAACTTCGCCTTGAACTTAAAGGGATAGTTGGGAGTGACAATGTTGTCATTTACGCGCTTGCCTTTGTGAAACTCCGCGTACCACTTCAAGGTGTCGTACAGGGCGAACTCGCAGAGGGCAGGCCCCACGCAGGCGTTTAGCGCCCTTATGGCGTCGCCGCTACCGCCTACATCTGTGCCTATCTCCCTAAGGGCGTCTACCATCTGCTCAGCGGTTTCGGGGGTGAGGTTTAAGACCAAGGCCCCCGTTTGCCCCACCAGCTCTATGAGGCCTACGCCCAACTCCCGTGAAATCTTAGTGATTTTCCTAACGAAGTCGGTCCTCAAGAACTTCCCCGGGGTGTGGAACACTCTAAAGTGCACCTCACTGCCGCCCCCCGGGACCCAGTCTCTAGCCCACCTCGAAAGCACACCAGTATTGACATATTCAACTTTTACGGCTGCTGGGCCCCAGGGGCTTTTCCTAGCCACTAGCCCCACTCCATATACGTGAAGCGGGTATCTTGTCTTTCTAAGCTCTGTCACGTGGCTGGGCCAAGGCCCCTTCTCAAGCTCTTTTAATACCTCCTCAGCCCTTTGTAGAAGCTCCTCTTTAGGCGGGAGACCAGGTGGAGCTGACATGAGTAAAGTCAACACAGGGAAATATTTAACTTATTAACTATTATTTGCTAATAACTTCTTTCTATTTACAAATACATTACTATAAAATTTTTTATTTGATTTAACAGAAATGGTGATAGAGGTATATAAGAATGCAATAGTGTCAAGATTTACACCTCCTTACAATTATTAAAACAGGTTTATACCCGTTAAAAGTATCGAGTTTTTCAATTTTTACTTGTTGGCAACTCCCGCCCATAGACACGGCGTGGCATACAAACACCTCTACTCCTTTTTTACAATTTCTCTCTATTGCCCTCCTAACAACGTCCAGTCTCTCCCCCATCATGAAAATTACCGCTGTATCAGCCGCGATATTGCCCAAAATATCCTCGTCGAAGTGAGGAAAGGAGAATAGGGCTACGTGTCTCAAGGTCTTGCCGTCAGTCAGCTCAATTTTGTGTAAAGCCGCGGCTGCGGTGAAGGCGCTCACGCCCGGGACTACCTCGCAGGGAACTCCCCTAGCCTCTGCTTTTTTACATATTTGAATCCCCCTGCCGAAAAGAGTGGGATCGCCGTTTTTCAGAACAACCACCCTGGCCCACCCTGCGGCCTTTTCCACCAGCCTCTCAACTACGGCGTCGTGCTCAGACTTCTTATGTCCTATCTTTATTTTCTCGGCCTGCGGAGCGTACGTGTGCACCAGCTCCTCCGGCACTAAATCGCCGTAGGCCACAACGTCTGCCTCTCTTAACAACTCAACAGCCCTAAGCGTTAGGAGTTTGGGATCGCCGGGGCCTGCCCCCACTACGTAAATCGGCATAAAGCCTTGAGTAAATAGCCGATGTAGGCATAACTCTGCATAAGGCAACCACCTTTTCTCAATCCTCGGTAAATCCGTTGCTTCTCAGCTCTATTGCCCATATCTTAAGAAAAGGTTAATTCAAGTTTTATACTAGAAATTATGTGCGTTTCATCTAGCCACTTTTCCAATGCCTTAATACAAGACTTTAGCGTCTCAACATCATCAGCACTGCACCCAAAACGTACGGTTTCCCCAACAATTTCCGCTAGCCATACATAGTCTCCGTGATCTTTGTAGTATAAATTTTCACTTTTACTCCATCCGTATTTATTTAAAAGCTCAATAATCTCCTCGGGATCTGATACAACTATGATCATTTAATTTTGATCTTCAGCTTAAACACCGTTTCCATGTGCCTTTCAAATGAGCCTGCCTCCAGCGAGCAATGTATTCCGCACTCTTTCGGAGCGTTTTTCTCCCACCACCAACGCCCTTTTCTTAGCTCCTCTCCTGTCACATCCCCGAGGCTTACAAAGGTAGGCCTTGTACAGGGCTCGCACCCTATGCTAGTATAGCCGCGATCGTATAATTTGCAGTATGGCAAATTATATTTCTTTATATACTGCCACACTTCGTCCCACGTCCAATCACATATAGGCGATATTTTTAATATTCCGTAATGATCGTGATCGATTTGGATTT
It encodes the following:
- the dsrA gene encoding dissimilatory-type sulfite reductase subunit alpha, with protein sequence MSAPPGLPPKEELLQRAEEVLKELEKGPWPSHVTELRKTRYPLHVYGVGLVARKSPWGPAAVKVEYVNTGVLSRWARDWVPGGGSEVHFRVFHTPGKFLRTDFVRKITKISRELGVGLIELVGQTGALVLNLTPETAEQMVDALREIGTDVGGSGDAIRALNACVGPALCEFALYDTLKWYAEFHKGKRVNDNIVTPNYPFKFKAKFSGCPFDCTRAVHRADFGFIGVWEGAPEVDQELLRRKIEAGEVDPAKLAANCPSGAITWDGKELKIDGSRCKKSMHCIRAAFPAIKPGKKVKIAVVVGGHVKGRFGGKMGKPLAVVNSVEEAMDWVVKTVESWMEYMEKGVVKHKDRIGDFIMKVGFKKYLTEILGINEERKPTLHPSLRAGAVLDDEERTMWANWAGKIVEEYFGKRP
- a CDS encoding SAM-dependent methyltransferase codes for the protein MPIYVVGAGPGDPKLLTLRAVELLREADVVAYGDLVPEELVHTYAPQAEKIKIGHKKSEHDAVVERLVEKAAGWARVVVLKNGDPTLFGRGIQICKKAEARGVPCEVVPGVSAFTAAAALHKIELTDGKTLRHVALFSFPHFDEDILGNIAADTAVIFMMGERLDVVRRAIERNCKKGVEVFVCHAVSMGGSCQQVKIEKLDTFNGYKPVLIIVRRCKS